The Deltaproteobacteria bacterium DNA window GCGGGTACGGTCGCTTATATAAAAGGGGAGCTAAAAGCAACGGAGGAAGCCTCTCTCGAAAAAACATGGGAAGCGACAGTCGGAGCAGTCGATGAGCTGGAGTTCCTAGTTATAAACAAGATTAAAGATGCTGTCTCAGCGGAGCTTGAAGCCAAAACGGCAGACAATAAAACGGTTAAGATAGAGCTGAAGAGGGTTTCCGATAACCTGACCGATATATCAATCAGAGTAGGGACTTTCGGTGACGAATCACTTTCACGCTTCATACTAAGCAAGATAGAAGCAAGGCTGTAATTCATAACCGTTGCTATTATCCGGTTTTAAAATTTCGTCTTGAAAAACAGGAGTCCCGGGGCATTCCAGTAAAAAGGTCCCGGGACACTCTTAAGCAAACAGCAGGAAATCGGAATTTAACTCAAAAACCTTACTCCGTAATTGAATGATTACTAAAGAGGCAGCGGAGCAATTCGCGAAAGAATGGATCGAGTCGTGGAACAGGCATGATATTGACTCTATCCTATCTCATTACGCAGCCGACGTAGAGTTTAGCTCCCCGTTTGTAGTCAAACTCATTGGTGAAACCTCGGGTACCATAGAGGGAAAGGAGGAGCTAAGGAGCTATTTCAAAAAGGGCCTCGAGGCTTATCCGGATCTACAATTCTGGCTTCTCAAAGTACTCGCAGGTGTAAAGAGCGTTACGCTTTACTCCAGGAGCGTAAGGGGAATGCTCGCCGCGGAGATCATGGTCTTCGACGGGCCAGTCACTTAACAAGTTTCCGAATAATCAACCTTTTGGTTGATTATAGCGCTCAAAAAGAAGAACCGGGTTTCGTTAGAAATTCTCTTTCCTCATCAGTGGACCCTCTGCCCAGTATTTCATTCCTGTGCGGGTATCTTCCGAATCTCTCGATAATTTCACAGTGTCTCTCGGCATATTTCCTGTTCCCGGAGAGCATCTCAGCGAGTTTCGGAGGAGAATTAAACGACATTTCAAGATCCCCGAATAACCGGAGAGACTTTCTCTGCATACCCGGATCCTCCGAGTGCATAAACGGCATATAGAAGAAAGTCCTTTCAACGGGGTGCAACTCCTTATCAAAACCCTTTTCGATCCCTTCGAGCGCGATACCCAGCGCCCGCTTGTCCTGCGAGAAGGCCCCGGGAGTGCCCCTGTAAATATTCCGTGAGAACTGATCGAGCAGGATTATTAACGCCAATGCGCCTTTTGGGGTGTTTTCCCAGCCTCTTAATTTCCCGTTTTTGGCCCTGACAAGGTCGGATTCGAAGTTGGACCTGATATATTCATCTGTCTCTTCATCCTTTGTCCACCACATCTTGCGCAATTCACCAGTCGGGACCTCGCCCTCTTTTAATTCGCCAAACCAGAATTTCAGTATCAGTTCCTGTCTTTGCCCGCGCGTTTCAATACCCATAGCCTCTATCAGTATAACAAAATAATTTTGCCATATTTTACTTAAGCCGAGCAGGAATCCCATCAACGGTCAAATTTACTCATGCCTACTTGCAAAAAAATTAAAAAGATGCTATTATGAGCAAACCTTTTACTTAGCCCGCAAGAAAGACCGAGTATAATCCGATTTAATATTCAGAATACAATTGAGCTTTATTCAATTCATGCTTTAAGAATCTCTTTCAACTATCCTTGTATCAACATTTTTTCAATCGCAAAAAATTCTTTTATTGATAAGCCTCTGAATTCATTCGATTTTATTTTTTCTTTAGATTTATAAAAAAATACCCTATTGACAACCACAATATATTGTGGTTCAATCGATTCATAACACAACATGTAATAAAAATTAATAGGAGGATGGCTAGATGGCTTCTGATAAACTCAATCCCACTCAGATAAACGGAAACGGACATGGAAATAATTTGGCAGGAAACGAAACCTTGAAACCCCAAACTGAAGAAACCATTTCTGAAAACACAGAACAGCAGAACGAAACAGTTCCCCAAGTAGAAGGCGTTATGGATCTTCCCCAAAAGACAATAGATGCGTTCGGCGGCGACGAGCTTCGCGCGAGGGTTTTCTACGAAAAATACGCTCTTCGCGACAAAACGGGGAAAATCGTGGAGCTGATACCCGAAGACATGTGGCACCGCGTGGCAAGGGAAATAGCCTCTCCTGAAAAAACAAAAGAGCTAAAGAAGGAATGGGAAGACAATTTCTTCTGGCTGCTTTCGAGTTTTAAATTCATACCCGGCGGAAGAATTCTCTTCGGCGCGGGACAAAACAGAAGGGCTACGCTGCTCAACTGTTATTATATGCCGATAAAAGAGGACTCCATCGAAGGAATATTCGAGTGGTGCAAAGAGGCTGCCAGGACATACTCGTTCGGAGGCGGCGTGGGCACCGATATATCCATACTGAGACCCAAGGGGGCTCCCGTCAATAATTCGGCCATTTACTCAACGGGCGCGGTATCGTTCATGGATCTCCTTTCCACAACGACCGGGACCATTGGCCAGGCCGGGAGGAGGGGCGCTCTGATGATAACCCTTAACGTCAACCACCCGGACATCATAGATTTCATCGACGTGAAAAACGATGAAGAGAGATCGAAAGTCAAATTTGCAAATATTTCAATAAAGATAACGGATGAATTCATGCAGGCTGTCGAAGAAGATACAGATTTCGAGCTCAGGTTCGATAACGAAAAGGTAAAATTCTCCAAGACCATACGCGCAAGAGATCTATGGGAAAAGCTCGTAAAATCGGCCTGGTCTTCCGCCGAACCCGGCGTTATATTCTGGGACGCCGTAAAGAGATACTCCCCCACCGAGTATAACGGTATGGAGGTAAACGGCGTAAATCCGTGCAGCGAGCAGGCGCTTGAAGACTACGGGAACTGCTGCCTCGGAAACATCAACCTGTCGCCTTTCGTAAAGGATCCCTTCACGGATGAAGCGTCTATTGACTGGGAAAACCTCGAAAGGGCTTTCAAATACTCCGTCCGCTTCCTCGACAACGTGCTCGATTACAACAAAAACAAACACCCTCTCGGATTTCAGACAAAAGCCTCCATGCATTCGAGGCGCATTGGAGTGGGTTTCACGGGTTTTGGCGACATGCTGTCAAAACTAAACATAAAATACGACACGGATGAAGGCGTAGAATTCGCGGACAAGATGTTTGAACATATAAAAAACACCGTTTATGAAGCGAGCTCCGACCTTGCGGTAGAAAAAGGGACTTTCCCCGCTTATAACAGGGACAAGCACCTTTCCCGTCCTTTCCTGAACACGATTGATGAGCGTGTGCTAGGCAAGATTAGCGAGCAGGGCGTGAGAAACGCGTGCATACTCACGGTACCGCCTGTCGGCAGCGGCTCCGTACTCGCAGGAACCACTAGCGGTGTTGAGCCCATGTTCGCGCGCTCATACTTCAGACGCTCCAAATCCCTTTCCAAGGGTGAATTCAAGGTATACCACCCGCTCGTCGGCGAATATATAAGCATGTACGGCATTAATAATGAGAATGAGCTGCCTTCGACATTCGTGACATCTCACGAGATAAAGCCCGAAATGAGGGTTCGCATGCAGGCTGCGATTCAGAAACATATTGATTCATGTATTTCGAGCACCGTAAACCTGCCCGCTGACATAACGCTCGACGAAGTGGAGAAAATCTACTTCCTCGCGTGGAAGCTCGGCTGCAAGGGCATAACGGTTTACAGAGAAGGCTCGAGAGAGGGCATTCTGATCACTGAGGATCAGGCCCAAGAAACCAAAGACGCAAAAAAGCTTCCGACCCAGACCCAGGACGAGGGGATGAAAAAAACCCATCACCCCAACCCCATCTCATCCCTTCGTCCTACCCAAATGCCGGAGATAAAACCGATAAAGAGGCCTCCGTTTCTGGAGGGGTTTACAGAGGTTATAAAGACGGGATACGGAAACCTATACGTAACTATCAACACCTATGAGGGCAGGCCGTTTGAGGTCTTCGTTCAGATAGGAAAGTCGGGGTACTCTACGATGGCCGATGCGGAGGCTACGGGGAGACTCGTGTCGCTCGCGCTCAGGTCAGGCATAAGCGTAAAGGACGTAGTCGAGCAGCTCGAGGGCATAGGGGGCTCGTCTCCCGTGTTCTCCGAAGGCAAGCTCGTGATGTCCATACCGGACGCGATAGCCACAGTGTTGAAAAAACACTTCGTATCTACGAACGAGACAGAGACGGAAACGGCGACAAAACGCGCGATGGATCTGAATCTTGAACGCTGTCCTGATTGCGGAGACCGTGCCCTTGCGTTCGAGCAGGGCTGTATGACCTGCAGGAGCTGCGGTTATTCCAAATGCGACTAATGAAAATCATAAAAGCTCTATAAAAAGAGGATGATGGCATAAGGAAAGCCCAATCTCTCATGCGGAGGTTGGGCTTTTTGTCAGTTTAGGATATTTTTATAGTTAAGCACTCAAAAGCAGAGGGGCAAGGACCACAGACAATGAGTAAGAATAAAAAGGGAAGCATTCTGGCCGGGTTATTCTGGATGCTGCTCATATCCATTCTTCTTTTCTGGTTGCCCTCGCTCGGGCCTTTGATTGCGGGAATAGTCGGCGGGAAAAAGGCGGGGGGCGTCGGTAACGCAATAATCGCAGCGCTGCTGCCGGCGATCTTGCTGGGCGTACTATTGTTCGTATTCACCTCGGCCCTTACAGGCGCTCCGCTTATAGGATTCGTGGCGGCGGCGGGGGGCTTTGTACTTGTCGTATCGAACGTCGTGCCTCTACTCATCGGAGCCGTAATAGGCGGAATACTGGATTAAGTGTTCACAATTTTAATTTACAACAAAATCCCGCAAGTCTAAGCGCCGGAAAAAACGCTTCTCAATCGGTGAAAATTTATTTTCACACATTAGCCTCCACGGAGCGAGGCAAGTATTTGGCTATTCAGCTATAATTCGAATTTTGGATTCCCACAGAAGAAAAACAGATACACGGTTTATAGCAGTCCGGGGTGAGGAAATTACCTATTTTAAAAAACTCGCCAAATGATCTTTTATATCAGAGTTGGCAAGTTTTCCCAAAGCAGCTTTTTCAATCTGCCTTATTCTTTCCCGGGTCAGGTTGAATCTCTTTCCTATCTCGTCGAGCGTGTATGTGCTCTGCTGGTCTATTCCGAACCTGAGCCTCAGTATCTCCTCTTCTCTCGGGTTCAATAGTGTAAGAGCCTCTCTCAGCTTGTCCGTCAGGTCGGATTTGGCGACAAGGGAGTCCGGAATAACGGTTTCATTATCCGC harbors:
- a CDS encoding nuclear transport factor 2 family protein, encoding MITKEAAEQFAKEWIESWNRHDIDSILSHYAADVEFSSPFVVKLIGETSGTIEGKEELRSYFKKGLEAYPDLQFWLLKVLAGVKSVTLYSRSVRGMLAAEIMVFDGPVT
- a CDS encoding adenosylcobalamin-dependent ribonucleoside-diphosphate reductase; amino-acid sequence: MASDKLNPTQINGNGHGNNLAGNETLKPQTEETISENTEQQNETVPQVEGVMDLPQKTIDAFGGDELRARVFYEKYALRDKTGKIVELIPEDMWHRVAREIASPEKTKELKKEWEDNFFWLLSSFKFIPGGRILFGAGQNRRATLLNCYYMPIKEDSIEGIFEWCKEAARTYSFGGGVGTDISILRPKGAPVNNSAIYSTGAVSFMDLLSTTTGTIGQAGRRGALMITLNVNHPDIIDFIDVKNDEERSKVKFANISIKITDEFMQAVEEDTDFELRFDNEKVKFSKTIRARDLWEKLVKSAWSSAEPGVIFWDAVKRYSPTEYNGMEVNGVNPCSEQALEDYGNCCLGNINLSPFVKDPFTDEASIDWENLERAFKYSVRFLDNVLDYNKNKHPLGFQTKASMHSRRIGVGFTGFGDMLSKLNIKYDTDEGVEFADKMFEHIKNTVYEASSDLAVEKGTFPAYNRDKHLSRPFLNTIDERVLGKISEQGVRNACILTVPPVGSGSVLAGTTSGVEPMFARSYFRRSKSLSKGEFKVYHPLVGEYISMYGINNENELPSTFVTSHEIKPEMRVRMQAAIQKHIDSCISSTVNLPADITLDEVEKIYFLAWKLGCKGITVYREGSREGILITEDQAQETKDAKKLPTQTQDEGMKKTHHPNPISSLRPTQMPEIKPIKRPPFLEGFTEVIKTGYGNLYVTINTYEGRPFEVFVQIGKSGYSTMADAEATGRLVSLALRSGISVKDVVEQLEGIGGSSPVFSEGKLVMSIPDAIATVLKKHFVSTNETETETATKRAMDLNLERCPDCGDRALAFEQGCMTCRSCGYSKCD
- a CDS encoding DUF924 family protein: MGIETRGQRQELILKFWFGELKEGEVPTGELRKMWWTKDEETDEYIRSNFESDLVRAKNGKLRGWENTPKGALALIILLDQFSRNIYRGTPGAFSQDKRALGIALEGIEKGFDKELHPVERTFFYMPFMHSEDPGMQRKSLRLFGDLEMSFNSPPKLAEMLSGNRKYAERHCEIIERFGRYPHRNEILGRGSTDEEREFLTKPGSSF
- a CDS encoding DUF3568 family protein; the encoded protein is MKKQKLLIVLLLAASPFILTGCLAAAAVGGAAAAGAGTVAYIKGELKATEEASLEKTWEATVGAVDELEFLVINKIKDAVSAELEAKTADNKTVKIELKRVSDNLTDISIRVGTFGDESLSRFILSKIEARL